In a genomic window of Patescibacteria group bacterium:
- a CDS encoding polyprenol monophosphomannose synthase produces the protein MKDIILIPTYNERENIKVIVSEIFNIFPEVKILVIDDSSPDGTAAAVKYLMEKYPNLSLLERRYKTGLGNAYKDAMSRVIKDKGIRSIITMDADGSHSAEYLRDFFIKNQDIDLIIGSRYVGGGGIENWERWRKELSRFGNLYVKLLTGLPINDFTAGFMCIKREFLEKLDLNKIGSSGYSFLIELKFYLIHEFNASVYESPIIFKSRREGESKLSRQIIKEGLRAPWRLFFKRVKKWKKK, from the coding sequence ATGAAGGATATCATTTTAATACCCACATATAATGAAAGGGAAAATATAAAAGTTATCGTATCTGAAATTTTTAATATTTTTCCAGAAGTTAAGATACTGGTGATTGACGATAGCTCTCCCGACGGAACCGCTGCCGCGGTAAAATATTTAATGGAAAAATATCCCAATCTTTCTTTGCTCGAGCGCCGGTATAAAACCGGCTTGGGTAATGCTTACAAGGATGCCATGAGCAGGGTTATTAAGGATAAGGGGATCCGGTCAATTATTACGATGGATGCCGACGGATCGCATAGCGCGGAGTATCTAAGGGATTTTTTTATCAAAAATCAGGACATTGATTTAATCATTGGTTCGCGCTATGTCGGCGGAGGCGGAATTGAAAATTGGGAAAGATGGCGCAAGGAGTTGAGTCGATTCGGCAATTTATATGTTAAATTACTGACAGGGCTCCCAATTAACGACTTTACGGCCGGCTTTATGTGCATTAAAAGGGAGTTTTTAGAAAAATTAGACTTAAATAAGATCGGCTCATCCGGCTATTCTTTTTTGATAGAACTAAAATTCTATCTAATCCACGAATTTAATGCTAGCGTTTATGAGTCGCCGATAATTTTTAAAAGCCGGCGGGAGGGCGAGTCAAAATTATCGAGACAGATTATCAAAGAAGGGTTAAGGGCTCCTTGGCGCTTATTTTTTAAAAGAGTAAAAAAATGGAAGAAAAAATAA
- a CDS encoding GDP-mannose 4,6-dehydratase: MKKALITGITGQDGAYLSKFLLDKGYEVFGLVRRTVNRKFENLEYLGVADKVNCIDGDLADESSLINAVKRIYPDEVYNLAAQSFVGTSWDQPMVTCEINSMGVLRLLNAIKICCPTAKFYQASTSEMFGNVHEKGIQDEETPFHPRSPYAISKLFAYWMTINYRESNNMFCSNGILFNHESPIRGKEFVSRKITDGVARIKLGLAKEIRLGNLDSERDWGFAGDYIEAMWLMLQQDRADDFIVSTGKTHSIKDFLDLAFDYVGIKNWQPYVKIDPLYKRPAELFTLQGKNNKSKKILGWKPKVTFSGLVKMMVDADLKRLSGQI, from the coding sequence ATGAAAAAAGCTTTAATTACCGGTATAACCGGTCAGGATGGCGCTTATTTATCTAAATTTTTATTGGACAAGGGATATGAAGTTTTTGGACTAGTCAGGAGGACAGTTAACAGGAAATTCGAGAATTTGGAGTATTTGGGCGTAGCGGATAAAGTTAATTGTATCGACGGGGACCTCGCTGACGAATCTTCATTGATCAACGCGGTAAAAAGAATTTATCCCGATGAGGTTTATAATCTAGCCGCGCAATCTTTTGTGGGTACTTCTTGGGATCAGCCGATGGTAACCTGTGAAATAAATAGTATGGGGGTATTGAGATTACTTAATGCGATAAAAATTTGCTGTCCTACGGCTAAATTTTATCAGGCCTCAACCAGCGAGATGTTTGGCAATGTGCATGAAAAGGGCATCCAAGATGAAGAAACGCCCTTTCATCCTAGGAGTCCCTATGCCATTTCTAAGCTTTTCGCTTACTGGATGACTATTAATTACCGAGAAAGCAATAATATGTTTTGTTCGAATGGCATCCTTTTTAATCATGAGTCGCCTATTAGAGGCAAGGAATTTGTTTCTAGGAAAATTACCGATGGTGTGGCTCGTATTAAACTGGGTTTGGCCAAAGAGATACGCTTGGGTAACTTAGACAGCGAGCGGGACTGGGGCTTCGCAGGGGACTATATTGAAGCCATGTGGCTTATGTTGCAACAAGATAGGGCGGACGATTTTATAGTTTCTACAGGTAAAACGCACAGCATTAAGGATTTTCTTGATCTGGCCTTCGATTATGTGGGTATTAAAAACTGGCAGCCATATGTAAAAATAGATCCTCTATATAAACGCCCGGCAGAATTATTCACCTTGCAGGGCAAAAATAATAAATCTAAAAAAATATTGGGGTGGAAACCGAAGGTGACCTTCAGCGGATTGGTCAAAATGATGGTCGATGCCGATTTAAAAAGATTAAGTGGACAAATATGA